The Nitrospira tepida genome includes a window with the following:
- a CDS encoding CPBP family intramembrane glutamic endopeptidase, translated as MSFDPPATISSVQPDPDPPQPESESNSADRHVAPGSWQHQPRFSWAVTALAALVLVGCVGTVVAIALTMDGLDRVPWPERALSHMVGRTMDLEEATKRTSEWEQALYRWLTGSETTARLEAIQWYRELAVVSEDPLVDFQLAVLEAESEDLSALRAKTTQWSQERDPYRWFGKALAVAYLAEPADRGAIMELQALAADSLPAGWFYDRLASRLADRAGDPSLPRSLEQAAADRSSKLFTWSRWLTAFELAAMAGGAVVLVMVWRRRSRDPQWLRYGNSTLPPPWPGSFGAHVLLRGGAIGAVLMVSFIFLSAEHAALRMIAVPLTNLPLLMLAQRHLLQPAGLTFNEGFGLKPLPGRASRLWLAVPAIVAAGLFGEWIMGRIAEPLNLSSHWTEWFDADLVWAPTPILSLSLLEYVVFAPVFEEIAFRGLLFGLLRRRFSLAPAAMISAGIFALAHGYGVLGFASVFWSGLVWAWAYEKTGSLVPGMVAHGINNLLVCLAVIALLRS; from the coding sequence ATGTCGTTCGATCCTCCCGCGACGATCTCCTCGGTGCAACCGGACCCTGATCCCCCTCAGCCGGAATCAGAATCCAACTCGGCCGATCGCCATGTTGCGCCCGGCTCCTGGCAACACCAGCCTCGTTTCTCGTGGGCGGTCACCGCGCTTGCGGCCCTGGTGCTGGTTGGATGCGTGGGCACCGTCGTCGCTATCGCGTTGACCATGGACGGGTTGGACCGTGTGCCGTGGCCTGAGCGCGCCCTCAGCCACATGGTCGGTCGAACCATGGATTTGGAGGAGGCCACCAAACGGACATCGGAATGGGAACAGGCGCTGTATCGTTGGCTGACGGGAAGCGAGACAACGGCTCGCCTAGAGGCAATCCAATGGTATCGTGAGTTGGCGGTCGTCTCCGAAGACCCGCTCGTCGATTTTCAGCTCGCCGTTCTCGAAGCGGAATCCGAGGACCTCTCGGCGCTACGCGCGAAAACCACCCAATGGTCGCAAGAACGGGATCCCTATCGATGGTTCGGCAAGGCCCTTGCCGTCGCCTATCTGGCGGAGCCGGCTGATCGCGGGGCCATCATGGAGCTTCAGGCGCTGGCAGCCGACTCGTTGCCCGCCGGATGGTTTTACGATCGACTGGCGTCCCGCCTCGCCGATCGCGCCGGCGATCCCTCCCTGCCCCGCTCGCTGGAGCAGGCGGCAGCCGACCGATCCAGCAAGCTGTTCACCTGGTCGCGATGGCTCACGGCCTTTGAGTTGGCGGCCATGGCGGGAGGAGCGGTCGTCCTGGTTATGGTCTGGCGGCGAAGGAGCAGGGACCCGCAATGGCTCCGCTACGGCAACTCGACCTTGCCGCCGCCTTGGCCCGGCAGCTTCGGCGCGCATGTGCTGCTGCGGGGAGGGGCGATCGGCGCCGTGCTGATGGTGAGCTTCATCTTTCTCAGCGCCGAACATGCCGCCTTGCGGATGATCGCCGTGCCGCTCACGAACCTGCCGCTGTTGATGCTGGCACAGCGGCACCTCTTGCAACCGGCCGGATTGACATTCAACGAGGGGTTCGGGCTGAAACCCCTCCCGGGCCGAGCGTCAAGACTCTGGTTGGCGGTCCCGGCGATCGTGGCGGCGGGGTTGTTCGGCGAATGGATCATGGGGCGGATTGCGGAGCCGTTGAACCTCTCCAGTCATTGGACCGAATGGTTCGATGCGGATCTTGTTTGGGCTCCGACGCCGATCCTGTCGCTGAGCCTGCTGGAGTATGTGGTCTTCGCCCCGGTCTTTGAGGAAATCGCCTTTCGCGGCCTGCTGTTCGGGCTATTGCGCCGCCGGTTCTCGCTGGCGCCGGCCGCGATGATCAGCGCGGGGATCTTCGCCTTGGCGCATGGGTACGGCGTCCTCGGGTTTGCCAGCGTGTTCTGGAGCGGGCTCGTCTGGGCCTGGGCCTACGAAAAGACCGGATCACTCGTGCCGGGCATGGTCGCCCACGGCATCAACAATCTGCTGGTGTGCCTCGCCGTGATCGCGCTGCTGCGGTCATAG
- a CDS encoding DEAD/DEAH box helicase, with protein sequence MPLSSFHPVIAEWFRRRLGMPTDVQEQAWPAIRSGSDTLIAAPTGSGKTLAAFLTCIDTLFTQALNRELEDRTQVLYVSPLKALSNDVQKNLQQPLNEIGRAALEQGLLLPELRVLVRTGDTPMAERQQMLRRPPHILITTPESLFILLTAEKSRALLRTVRTVIVDEIHAVAATKRGAHLALSLERLDALTDVKSVRIGLSATQRPIELVAQFLVGDRPPPRIVDVGHRRTMDLAVEVPKDELGPVATNAVWSEIYDRVADLVRAHRSTLVFVNTRRLAERVAHRLEERLQDLGADVVAAHHGSLSRQIRLSAEERLKSGRTRVVVATASLELGIDVGTVDLVCQIGSPRAIATCLQRVGRAGHWVKAIPKGRLFAATRDELIECAALIRAMRSGLLDRIEVPSAPLDILAQQLVAAAATQSWSEDDLFALCRRAYPYREMDRAKFDEVLRMLAEGIATSRGRGQAYLHHDRINRRVRGRRGARLAAITSGGAIPDNANYVVVAEPEGTVVGSVDEDFAVESLAGDIMLLGNTSWRIKGIEMGKVRVEDAQGAPPNIPFWRGEAPARTAELSAEVARVRRELDRVAGPDHTESAIRWLREECRLPDRGAQQAVEYVLAGKAVLGTVPTQETVVAERFFDESGGMQLVIHAPFGGRINKAWGLALRKRFCVTFDFELQAAATDEGLVISLGEKHSFPLETVFSFLQPETVRSVLSQAVLAAPMFTTRWRWNASRALALLRFAKGKKVPPQIQRMRAEDLLASVFPDAIACRENLRNDGEGGVERRIPDHPLVEETLRDCLTEAMDVEGLTLLLRRLQEGAIRAVAVETPMPSPFSHEILNANPYAYLDDAPLEERRARAVDMRRTLPPELAGQVGALDQAAITEVARESWPVVRNADELHDALLTLVWVPEIEAPDWAPYLPELVASRRACLLSVRRNGGPDAAYHDQLASQTPSDLVGWIATEQAHLARALFPEAPFPDLPDLPADPSSGQVDREEAMEAVTLGWMESTGPTTEAELAARLGFSQGEIEQAFLRLEAKGQVLRGQFRPAAPSTQHSALHPRSSALSTQDSALYSVEWCHRRLLARIHRLTIGALRREIEPVSAAEFMRFLFRWQHVAPGARLHGERGLLEIITQLAGFEAAASSWESGLLRARLSKYEPELLDRLCFSGSVMWGRLSPYEPPAREAASGLGRRIIPTSLAPISLFPREEADWLLSQAGRAVQTESVAALAPQIALSVVAQDVQRMLSNRGASFFSELLHGTGHLPSEIEQALWELVAAGLVTADGFDSLRALMDPKRRRGEGRGRMQRPRHSAGRWSLLRRAEPSIATGQSSMAPPSALSTEHSAPNPQPSALPIESLARQLLRRYGVVFRDLLGRESDAIAWRDLLVQYRRMELRGEIRGGRFVSGFTGDQFALSEAVETLRALRKGSGSDPVAAQEIRLSACDPLNLVGVILPGSRIPSLPTNHVLFRGGLPVGSSGESPPSDLPRPLSATIARPRR encoded by the coding sequence ATGCCGCTCTCGTCCTTTCATCCTGTCATTGCGGAATGGTTCCGGCGACGATTGGGGATGCCGACCGACGTCCAGGAGCAGGCCTGGCCGGCGATTCGCTCGGGCTCCGATACGCTGATCGCCGCGCCGACCGGGTCCGGTAAGACGCTCGCAGCTTTCCTCACCTGCATCGATACTCTCTTCACACAGGCGTTGAATCGGGAATTGGAGGACCGCACCCAGGTCCTCTATGTCTCGCCCTTGAAGGCGCTCAGCAACGATGTCCAGAAAAACCTCCAGCAGCCGCTGAACGAGATCGGCCGGGCGGCCCTGGAGCAGGGCCTGCTGCTGCCGGAGCTGCGCGTGCTTGTGCGGACCGGCGATACCCCGATGGCCGAGCGGCAACAGATGCTCCGCCGGCCGCCTCACATCCTGATCACGACCCCCGAGTCCCTGTTCATCCTGCTGACGGCGGAAAAGAGCCGCGCGCTGTTGCGCACGGTACGCACGGTCATCGTGGACGAAATCCATGCCGTGGCGGCGACCAAGCGCGGCGCGCATCTGGCCCTGTCGCTGGAGCGCTTAGATGCCTTGACGGACGTGAAGTCGGTGCGGATCGGCCTCTCGGCGACGCAACGGCCGATCGAGCTGGTGGCCCAGTTTCTCGTGGGCGATCGCCCGCCTCCCCGGATCGTCGACGTGGGGCATCGGCGAACGATGGACCTGGCGGTGGAGGTGCCCAAGGACGAGCTTGGTCCCGTCGCCACGAATGCCGTCTGGAGCGAGATCTACGACCGAGTGGCCGACTTGGTCCGGGCGCACCGTTCGACCCTCGTGTTCGTCAACACGCGCCGCCTGGCCGAGCGTGTCGCGCATCGATTGGAAGAACGGCTTCAAGATTTGGGCGCCGATGTCGTGGCGGCGCACCACGGAAGCCTGTCTCGACAGATCCGCCTATCCGCGGAAGAGCGGCTCAAGTCCGGGCGGACCCGCGTCGTGGTGGCGACGGCCTCGCTGGAACTCGGCATCGATGTGGGAACCGTGGACCTCGTCTGCCAGATCGGCTCGCCGCGGGCCATTGCGACCTGCTTGCAGCGGGTGGGGCGTGCCGGGCATTGGGTTAAGGCCATCCCGAAAGGGCGGCTCTTTGCCGCAACGAGGGATGAACTGATCGAATGCGCCGCCCTGATCCGCGCGATGCGAAGCGGCCTGCTTGATCGGATTGAAGTTCCTTCGGCTCCACTCGATATTCTTGCGCAACAACTGGTGGCCGCGGCCGCCACCCAATCGTGGAGCGAGGACGACCTGTTCGCCCTCTGCCGGCGGGCCTATCCCTATCGTGAGATGGATCGGGCGAAGTTCGACGAGGTCCTGCGGATGTTGGCGGAGGGGATCGCGACTTCGCGCGGGCGCGGCCAGGCCTACCTCCATCACGACCGCATCAACCGCCGCGTGCGGGGCCGGCGCGGGGCGAGGCTCGCGGCCATCACCTCGGGTGGAGCGATCCCCGACAACGCCAACTATGTGGTGGTGGCGGAGCCGGAGGGCACCGTCGTCGGATCGGTCGATGAGGATTTTGCGGTCGAGAGTCTGGCGGGCGACATCATGCTCCTGGGCAACACGTCCTGGCGGATCAAGGGAATCGAGATGGGAAAGGTCCGTGTCGAGGACGCCCAGGGTGCCCCGCCCAACATACCATTTTGGCGCGGGGAGGCGCCGGCCCGCACGGCTGAACTCTCGGCGGAAGTGGCCCGGGTCCGCAGGGAGCTTGATCGGGTGGCGGGTCCGGACCATACCGAGTCCGCCATCCGTTGGCTCAGGGAGGAGTGCAGGTTACCGGACCGAGGGGCACAACAGGCGGTGGAGTATGTTCTGGCCGGAAAGGCCGTCCTTGGGACGGTGCCGACGCAGGAGACCGTCGTGGCCGAGCGGTTTTTCGACGAGAGCGGAGGCATGCAGTTGGTCATCCATGCTCCTTTCGGAGGACGGATCAACAAGGCCTGGGGCTTGGCGCTCAGGAAACGTTTTTGCGTGACCTTCGATTTCGAACTGCAGGCGGCGGCGACCGATGAAGGGCTGGTGATCTCACTGGGGGAGAAACACAGTTTCCCCTTGGAGACCGTGTTCAGCTTTCTCCAACCAGAGACCGTCAGATCCGTGCTGAGTCAGGCGGTGCTGGCCGCGCCGATGTTCACAACGCGCTGGCGTTGGAACGCCTCCCGCGCATTGGCGCTGCTCCGATTTGCCAAGGGGAAAAAAGTTCCGCCGCAGATTCAACGAATGAGGGCGGAAGACCTGTTGGCTTCCGTGTTTCCCGACGCCATCGCCTGCCGGGAGAATCTGCGGAACGACGGGGAGGGTGGCGTCGAACGGCGGATTCCCGACCATCCGCTGGTGGAGGAAACGCTCCGCGATTGTCTGACCGAAGCCATGGACGTGGAGGGGCTGACCCTGCTGCTGCGCCGGCTCCAAGAAGGCGCGATTCGCGCGGTCGCCGTGGAGACCCCCATGCCCTCCCCCTTCAGCCATGAGATCCTCAACGCCAACCCCTATGCCTATCTGGACGACGCGCCGCTGGAAGAGCGCCGGGCGCGCGCCGTAGACATGCGGCGCACCTTGCCCCCTGAGCTGGCCGGGCAGGTCGGGGCCTTGGACCAGGCCGCCATCACAGAGGTGGCCCGGGAGTCCTGGCCGGTCGTGCGGAACGCCGACGAGTTGCACGATGCGCTGCTCACGCTCGTGTGGGTGCCGGAGATCGAAGCCCCCGATTGGGCGCCCTATCTGCCGGAGTTGGTCGCGAGTCGTCGAGCCTGCCTGCTGAGCGTCCGGCGGAACGGGGGACCGGATGCGGCTTATCATGACCAGCTCGCCAGCCAGACCCCCAGTGATCTGGTCGGTTGGATTGCGACGGAGCAGGCGCATCTGGCGCGCGCCCTATTTCCCGAGGCGCCATTCCCTGATCTCCCGGACCTGCCTGCCGATCCGTCGTCGGGCCAAGTCGATCGGGAAGAGGCCATGGAGGCCGTCACGTTGGGGTGGATGGAGAGCACAGGGCCGACCACTGAGGCGGAACTGGCGGCGCGATTGGGATTCTCTCAAGGTGAGATCGAGCAAGCCTTTCTGCGTCTGGAAGCGAAGGGGCAGGTCCTGCGCGGCCAATTCCGGCCTGCAGCACCCAGCACTCAGCACTCAGCACTGCATCCGCGATCCTCAGCACTCAGCACTCAGGACTCAGCACTCTATTCGGTGGAATGGTGTCATCGCCGGCTGCTGGCGCGCATCCACCGGCTCACGATCGGAGCCTTGCGCCGCGAGATCGAACCGGTCTCGGCCGCCGAATTCATGCGCTTCCTCTTCCGCTGGCAGCATGTGGCTCCGGGAGCTCGCCTGCATGGCGAGCGTGGCCTGCTGGAAATCATCACGCAGTTGGCGGGGTTTGAGGCGGCGGCGTCCTCCTGGGAATCGGGCCTGCTGCGCGCGCGCCTGTCGAAATACGAGCCGGAATTGTTGGATCGCCTCTGTTTCAGCGGGTCGGTCATGTGGGGTCGGCTCTCCCCCTATGAGCCTCCGGCCAGGGAAGCCGCGTCCGGTCTGGGCCGTCGGATCATCCCGACCAGCTTGGCGCCGATCAGCCTGTTCCCCCGCGAAGAGGCTGACTGGTTGCTGTCCCAGGCCGGCCGGGCTGTCCAGACCGAGTCGGTTGCCGCTTTGGCTCCACAGATTGCGCTGAGTGTGGTGGCGCAGGATGTGCAGCGCATGCTGTCGAACCGAGGTGCGAGCTTCTTCTCCGAGCTGCTTCACGGCACCGGGCACCTGCCGTCCGAAATCGAACAGGCCCTGTGGGAACTGGTGGCGGCCGGCTTGGTCACCGCCGATGGATTCGACAGTTTGCGGGCGCTCATGGATCCCAAACGGCGCCGGGGCGAGGGGCGGGGACGGATGCAGCGGCCCCGGCACAGCGCCGGTCGCTGGTCGTTGCTGCGCCGGGCTGAGCCGTCAATCGCCACCGGTCAATCGTCAATGGCTCCACCCTCAGCACTCAGCACCGAGCACTCAGCACCCAACCCTCAACCCTCAGCCCTTCCCATCGAATCGCTTGCACGGCAACTGTTGCGCCGCTACGGCGTGGTCTTTCGTGATCTGCTCGGGCGGGAATCCGACGCGATCGCGTGGCGAGACCTGCTGGTCCAATACCGCCGGATGGAACTGAGGGGAGAGATTCGCGGCGGCCGGTTCGTCAGCGGTTTTACGGGGGACCAGTTTGCCTTGTCGGAAGCGGTGGAGACGTTGCGCGCGTTACGCAAGGGGAGCGGATCAGATCCGGTGGCCGCCCAAGAAATCCGCCTCTCCGCCTGCGATCCGTTGAATCTGGTTGGCGTGATCCTGCCTGGGTCGAGGATTCCATCCCTGCCGACCAATCATGTGTTGTTTCGCGGCGGGCTCCCGGTCGGCTCCTCGGGTGAGAGCCCCCCTTCCGATCTGCCACGGCCGCTTTCCGCCACCATCGCACGGCCTCGTCGTTAA
- a CDS encoding DUF2330 domain-containing protein — protein sequence MIRQFLLTMIFAATLLLWNHAASAFCGFYVAKADSKLFNKASEVVLVRHDDKTVITMANDFRGPVKEFAMVVPVPTILTREQIHVGNPALLKHLADYTAPRLVEYYDPNPCTQYELMERRSLDAMKELAPASPASRERDRALGVTVEAQYRVGEYDILILSAKESAGLETWLKESGYRIPSGASAVLQSYLKQNLKFFVAKVNLAEYSKLGYASLRPLQIAFESPKFMLPIRLGTVNADGPQELFLYAITRRGRVETTNYRTVKLPEAQEIPLYVKDRFGEFYRDLFAQQVKREQQRGVFLEYAWDMAWCDPCASNPLSADELRELGVFWLEDRRSPSMPMGAGQDAYVTRLHVRYNAAHFPEDLSFQETADRSNFQARYILRHAWEGSDDCPAAKAYREHVRQRYEREALTLATLTGWDLGAIRREMKLEGPAPDQNRPWYERLWKN from the coding sequence ATGATCCGCCAGTTCCTGTTGACCATGATTTTCGCCGCAACCCTGCTGCTCTGGAACCATGCAGCCTCCGCCTTCTGCGGGTTTTACGTGGCGAAGGCCGACAGCAAGCTCTTCAACAAGGCCTCGGAGGTCGTGCTGGTCCGGCACGACGACAAGACCGTGATCACGATGGCCAACGATTTCCGCGGGCCGGTCAAGGAATTTGCGATGGTGGTCCCGGTTCCAACGATCCTCACGCGCGAACAGATCCACGTGGGCAACCCCGCGCTGCTCAAGCATTTGGCCGACTATACGGCCCCGCGTCTGGTCGAGTATTACGATCCAAATCCCTGCACCCAGTACGAGCTGATGGAACGCCGGAGCCTGGACGCGATGAAAGAGCTGGCGCCGGCTTCGCCGGCAAGCCGGGAGCGAGACCGCGCCTTGGGCGTCACAGTCGAGGCCCAGTACAGGGTCGGCGAATATGACATCCTGATCCTGTCCGCCAAGGAGAGCGCGGGATTGGAGACCTGGCTCAAGGAGAGCGGCTACCGCATCCCGAGCGGCGCCTCGGCCGTCCTCCAGAGTTATCTGAAACAGAACCTGAAGTTCTTCGTCGCCAAGGTGAACCTCGCGGAGTACAGCAAACTGGGGTACGCCTCGTTGCGGCCGCTCCAGATCGCCTTTGAATCGCCCAAATTCATGTTGCCGATCCGGCTGGGGACCGTCAACGCCGACGGCCCGCAGGAGCTGTTCCTCTACGCCATCACGAGGCGCGGGCGGGTCGAAACGACCAACTACCGCACGGTCAAGCTTCCGGAGGCGCAAGAGATTCCGCTTTATGTCAAGGACCGGTTCGGCGAGTTCTACCGGGACTTGTTTGCCCAGCAGGTGAAACGGGAGCAGCAACGGGGCGTCTTTCTGGAATATGCCTGGGACATGGCCTGGTGCGATCCCTGCGCAAGCAATCCGCTTTCGGCAGACGAACTCCGGGAATTGGGCGTCTTCTGGTTGGAGGACCGCCGGTCTCCATCGATGCCGATGGGGGCGGGACAGGATGCCTACGTGACCAGACTGCATGTGCGATACAACGCCGCGCACTTTCCCGAGGACCTGTCGTTTCAGGAAACCGCCGACCGATCAAACTTCCAGGCTCGCTACATCCTCCGCCATGCCTGGGAGGGCTCGGACGATTGTCCGGCGGCCAAGGCCTATCGGGAGCACGTGCGGCAACGGTACGAGCGTGAGGCCCTGACCTTGGCCACGCTCACCGGGTGGGATCTCGGGGCGATCCGACGCGAGATGAAGTTGGAAGGTCCGGCCCCGGACCAGAACCGGCCTTGGTACGAACGGCTCTGGAAGAATTAA
- a CDS encoding universal stress protein, giving the protein MMSGLATALPFLHRHIFHPTDFTQASQTAFIHALKLALVMQTRLSIMHVDPDVAQEHFEDFPRVRPILTQWSLLPNGSSKEAVTSLGIQIKKIRAVGDDPAQAIVHHLEFHPADLLVLGIEQRTGLDRWLHKPVAEPIARGAHLPTLFVPSHVEGFVSARDGTIRLRRILIPVEQAETAQRAIDTATVTAEVLGSMALDMQLVHVGGDPMPPVQLHERPGWNWHQDHCQGNVVDWIIGMGAEYDVDLIVMATEGHHGWTDALRGSTTERVVREARCPVLSVPAG; this is encoded by the coding sequence ATGATGTCTGGATTAGCGACGGCCCTGCCGTTCCTCCACCGCCACATTTTTCATCCGACCGATTTCACCCAAGCCAGCCAGACGGCATTCATCCATGCCCTCAAGTTGGCCCTGGTCATGCAGACCAGGCTCTCGATCATGCACGTCGATCCGGACGTGGCCCAAGAACATTTCGAGGATTTCCCTCGGGTGCGCCCCATCCTGACACAATGGAGTTTGCTTCCGAACGGCAGCTCGAAAGAAGCCGTCACGTCGCTGGGCATCCAGATCAAGAAAATCCGGGCCGTGGGAGATGATCCGGCCCAGGCCATCGTCCACCATCTGGAATTTCATCCGGCTGATCTGCTGGTGCTCGGGATCGAGCAGCGGACCGGGCTCGACCGCTGGCTGCACAAGCCGGTGGCTGAGCCGATCGCCCGAGGCGCCCATCTTCCTACCCTGTTCGTACCTTCGCATGTGGAAGGCTTCGTATCTGCTCGGGATGGCACGATCAGACTGCGACGCATCCTGATTCCAGTCGAACAGGCCGAAACGGCACAACGCGCCATCGATACAGCCACCGTCACGGCGGAGGTACTGGGGAGCATGGCGCTCGACATGCAGCTCGTGCACGTCGGCGGTGATCCCATGCCGCCGGTGCAGCTCCACGAACGGCCGGGATGGAACTGGCATCAGGACCACTGCCAGGGCAACGTGGTCGATTGGATCATCGGCATGGGGGCCGAATACGACGTGGACTTGATCGTGATGGCGACCGAAGGGCATCACGGTTGGACCGATGCCCTGAGGGGAAGCACGACCGAGCGGGTCGTGCGCGAAGCCCGCTGCCCGGTGTTGTCGGTTCCTGCCGGTTAA
- a CDS encoding RnfABCDGE type electron transport complex subunit D, with the protein MDSDPLTTGLKARFSSFDPRLYQIASLGTLLLYGLFRLDFDVTLLQIVVTLGIALLTQYAGTRLFNLPSFDPHSPLISALSLCLLLRTNEPATAALASFIAIASKFVIRWNGKHLFNPTNLALVVLLASGLGWVSPGQWGQVAWFGFLIACLGGLVVTRAARADVTLAFLAWYVGLLVARALWLGDPLSIPLHQLESGSLLIFAFFMISDPKTTPDSRTGRLAFACFVALGALFIQFGLYRPNGPLWALIVCSFLIPLLDRVFPGRRYDWPNPSPDRPHSTGFTSVPVRLSPSMSQPRGFL; encoded by the coding sequence ATGGACTCCGATCCTCTGACCACAGGGCTCAAGGCCCGCTTTTCCTCCTTCGATCCCCGCCTCTACCAGATTGCGAGCCTCGGTACGCTCCTCCTGTACGGCCTCTTCCGGCTGGATTTCGATGTCACGCTGCTCCAGATCGTCGTCACGCTTGGAATCGCACTCCTGACCCAATATGCCGGGACAAGGCTCTTCAACCTGCCCTCGTTCGATCCCCACAGCCCGTTGATCTCAGCCCTGTCCCTCTGCCTGCTGCTCCGAACCAACGAGCCGGCCACAGCCGCGCTGGCCTCGTTCATCGCGATCGCGAGCAAGTTCGTTATCCGCTGGAACGGCAAGCACCTCTTCAATCCGACGAATCTGGCACTGGTGGTCCTGCTTGCCAGCGGGCTCGGCTGGGTCTCGCCAGGCCAGTGGGGCCAGGTCGCTTGGTTCGGCTTTTTGATCGCCTGCCTGGGCGGTCTCGTCGTGACCCGCGCGGCCCGTGCCGACGTGACACTGGCCTTCCTGGCCTGGTACGTCGGGCTGCTCGTTGCGCGCGCGCTCTGGCTCGGCGATCCGCTTTCGATCCCGCTGCATCAACTGGAGAGCGGGAGCCTACTCATCTTTGCCTTTTTCATGATCTCCGACCCGAAAACGACCCCGGACTCCCGGACCGGCCGGCTCGCCTTCGCCTGCTTTGTCGCGCTGGGCGCCCTCTTCATCCAGTTCGGCTTGTACCGTCCCAACGGCCCGCTCTGGGCCTTGATCGTCTGTTCGTTTCTTATTCCCCTGCTTGATCGGGTTTTCCCTGGCCGACGGTACGACTGGCCCAACCCTTCGCCAGACCGGCCGCACTCCACCGGGTTTACTTCTGTGCCTGTTCGATTGTCACCGTCCATGTCACAACCAAGGGGGTTCCTATGA
- a CDS encoding DUF3015 family protein, translating into MTRRTRPYRTFGLLLGLMTLLPGCTTKATLDSTSDTVSNFLSSTSGRSWLTEDGLVRDDIKAEAFMAINRDHLEQDLARGEGEYLTSAGTLLSVPAEHQLRFRAHARTQFEQLASDTTPEQGILPLLISSARSLLQSNRTSVR; encoded by the coding sequence ATGACACGACGAACTCGTCCGTATCGCACGTTCGGCCTCTTACTCGGACTGATGACGCTGCTGCCCGGCTGTACCACCAAGGCCACCCTCGATTCGACGAGCGACACCGTCTCGAACTTTCTCTCCTCCACCAGCGGCCGCTCATGGTTGACGGAGGACGGCCTCGTACGCGACGACATCAAGGCCGAGGCGTTCATGGCCATCAATCGGGATCACCTTGAACAGGATCTGGCACGGGGCGAGGGCGAGTATCTGACATCGGCCGGGACCTTGCTGAGTGTGCCGGCCGAGCACCAACTGCGATTTCGGGCCCATGCCCGGACGCAATTCGAGCAGCTCGCATCCGACACAACGCCCGAGCAGGGGATCCTGCCCCTGCTGATCTCGTCGGCGCGGTCCCTGTTACAGAGCAACCGGACATCGGTCCGTTAA
- a CDS encoding YnfA family protein, translated as MVFELKTYVLFVATAVAEIVGCYLPYLWLKKEGSVWLLAPAAASLALFAWLLTLHPTAAGRVYAAYGGVYVSVAIFWLWTVDGVRPSVWDWVGVLVCLSGMAIIMFAPRAA; from the coding sequence ATGGTCTTCGAACTAAAGACTTATGTTCTTTTCGTAGCCACTGCCGTCGCCGAGATCGTCGGCTGTTACTTGCCCTATCTATGGCTGAAGAAAGAGGGCTCGGTTTGGCTGCTGGCGCCGGCTGCGGCGAGTCTCGCGCTGTTTGCCTGGCTCCTGACGCTGCATCCCACCGCTGCGGGGCGCGTGTATGCAGCCTACGGCGGCGTCTATGTCTCGGTGGCGATCTTCTGGTTATGGACCGTGGATGGCGTACGTCCGTCGGTCTGGGATTGGGTGGGAGTCCTGGTGTGTCTTTCCGGCATGGCCATCATTATGTTCGCTCCTCGCGCTGCCTAA
- a CDS encoding NAD-dependent epimerase/dehydratase family protein yields MTSEQPSHIPTVILGAGYTGRRLFSLLAQAGRPVLATSRNPTTNLEFVPDHLRIPFTLEDPTKWSNLPYRADLIWCFPAQPLQLVKPFAEYLRPRVQRVVVLGSTSAYGVSQEPSSYPPPWLDETAPIDMSRPRVQGEECLRQECNAIVLRIAGIYGPGRNPLDWIRTGRVGPSSKYVNLIHVEDLAAICLAALERGVPGEVYNISDGVPRTWSEICRHAAERHGLRAVATDHDSSPGKRIANAKMINALSVQLRRPDLFENLAGLGLDPIGPIR; encoded by the coding sequence ATGACATCTGAACAGCCGTCGCACATCCCAACTGTGATTCTCGGGGCAGGCTACACCGGCCGCCGCCTGTTCTCGCTGTTGGCTCAGGCTGGGCGTCCCGTTTTGGCGACGAGCCGCAACCCCACGACAAATCTTGAGTTTGTGCCCGATCACCTCCGCATACCGTTTACCCTGGAGGATCCGACGAAATGGTCCAATTTACCGTATCGGGCCGATCTCATCTGGTGCTTTCCCGCTCAGCCGTTGCAGTTGGTGAAACCATTCGCCGAATACCTCAGGCCACGGGTTCAGCGAGTGGTCGTGCTGGGCAGCACCTCCGCCTACGGCGTCTCCCAGGAACCAAGCTCCTATCCTCCTCCCTGGCTCGATGAGACCGCTCCCATCGACATGAGCAGACCGCGCGTTCAGGGCGAGGAGTGCTTACGACAGGAATGTAATGCCATCGTCCTCCGCATAGCCGGGATTTATGGACCGGGACGCAATCCGCTCGACTGGATCAGAACCGGCCGGGTCGGGCCCTCAAGCAAATATGTCAACCTCATTCATGTGGAGGATCTTGCCGCGATCTGCCTGGCAGCGCTGGAGCGGGGTGTCCCTGGCGAGGTCTACAACATCAGCGACGGCGTTCCGCGGACCTGGTCGGAGATTTGCCGCCACGCGGCAGAACGGCACGGTCTGCGAGCGGTAGCGACCGATCACGATTCGTCACCGGGGAAGCGGATCGCCAACGCCAAAATGATCAACGCCCTCTCTGTTCAATTGCGCAGGCCTGATCTGTTCGAAAACCTCGCCGGCCTTGGCCTCGACCCTATCGGTCCTATCCGATAA